A genome region from Carya illinoinensis cultivar Pawnee chromosome 2, C.illinoinensisPawnee_v1, whole genome shotgun sequence includes the following:
- the LOC122300522 gene encoding uncharacterized protein LOC122300522, whose product MEVEDDLFFADLSKQISLLIMDEEEEEEEDDPVANFPVSLQDFSRAIHPPERLPPILYVQTCRRKSKGTGVFIPQSSQPRRKKHRQGRLASYNAISRRKPDTTGMAVSQASSNHSFRPKKG is encoded by the exons ATGGAAGTAGAAGATGATCTGTTCTTCGCAGATTTAAGCAAGCAAATCTCTCTTCTAATTAtggacgaggaggaggaggaggaggaggacgaCCCAGTTGCAAACTTTCCAGTTTCTCTTCAG GATTTCTCTCGAGCAATCCATCCGCCTGAAAGATTACCTCCAATTCTATATGTGCAAACGTGCCGGAGAAAAAGCAAAGGGACCGGAGTTTTCATCCCTCAGTCATCACAGCCGAGAAGGAAGAAGCACAGGCAAGGAAGACTTGCTTCTTACAACGCAATATCCCGCAGAAAGCCTGATACTACAGGGATGGCCGTTTCCCAAGCTTCTTCCAACCATTCTTTTAGGCCAAAAAAAGGTTGA
- the LOC122300523 gene encoding 3-dehydrosphinganine reductase TSC10A-like isoform X2, protein MLWSLEYLFEAPSMADPNLAYLSFLLLVPLSILFFLYLIVRPRPVRIPIKNRHVFITGGSSGIGLALAHQAASEGARVSILARSLDKLEDAKQAIRLATGIDVAVFAADVRDYDAVTKAVEEAGPIDVLIVNQGVFVPQELERQGLDEVKFMVDVNLIGAFNMIKAALPAMKLNRSVRGPASIALMSSQAGQVGIYGYTAYSASKFGLRGLAEALQQEVIADDIHVSLIFPPDTDTPGLVEENKRRPQLTAIIAASSGAMKADEVAMKALSGIKSGSFIVPCNFDGLLLSIATAGLSPQRSFLMAFVEVVAIGIIRFVALCYQWNWYRSIEKWTRKNSRISN, encoded by the exons ATGCTTTGGAGTTTGGAGTACTTGTTCGAAGCTCCATCAATGGCTGATCCCAACCTCGCCTATCTATCTTTCCTCCTTCTTGTCCCTCTATCTatcctcttcttcctctacctcatAGTCCGGCCACGCCCCGTCAGGATCCCAATCAAGAACCGCCATGTGTTCATAACCGGTGGATCCAGCGGGATCGGCCTCGCCCTGGCTCACCAGGCCGCTTCGGAGGGCGCGCGCGTCTCCATCCTTGCCCGGTCCCTCGACAAACTTGAGGACGCGAAGCAGGCGATCCGGCTCGCCACCGGCATCGACGTGGCTGTGTTCGCGGCCGACGTGCGGGACTACGACGCCGTCACGAAGGCCGTGGAGGAGGCGGGGCCCATCGACGTGTTGATCGTTAATCAGGGGGTGTTCGTGCCTCAGGAGCTGGAAAGGCAGGGATTGGATGAGGTGAAGTTCATGGTGGACGTGAATCTGATTGGAGCTTTCAATATGATCAAAGCCGCTTTGCCTGCGATGAAGCTTAACCGAAGCGTCCGTGGGCCCGCCTCCATCGCTCTCATGTCGTCCCAGGCCGGCCAG GTGGGTATATACGGTTACACAGCTTATTCAGCCAGCAAGTTTGGGCTTCGGGGTTTGGCAGAGGCTTTGCAACAGGAGGTCATTGCGGATGACATCCATGTCTCTCTTATATTCCCACCGGACACCGACACTCCCGGTCTAGTCGAAG AAAACAAGAGAAGACCACAGCTCACGGCCATCATTGCAGCCTCCTCTGGTGCAATGAAAGCTGATGAAGTTGCCATGAAAGCTTTAAGTGGCATCAAATCTGGTAGCTTTATTGTTCCCTGCAACTTCGATGGTCTGTTACTGTCTATAGCAACTGCCGGTTTATCACCCCAGAGATCATTCCTGATGGCATTTGTCGAAGTTGTTGCCATTGGTATAATACGTTTTGTAGCTCTATGCTACCAGTGGAACTGGTATCGAAGTATAGAAAAGTGGACGCGCAAAAATA GTAGGATTTCAAACTAG
- the LOC122300523 gene encoding 3-dehydrosphinganine reductase TSC10A-like isoform X1 — protein MLWSLEYLFEAPSMADPNLAYLSFLLLVPLSILFFLYLIVRPRPVRIPIKNRHVFITGGSSGIGLALAHQAASEGARVSILARSLDKLEDAKQAIRLATGIDVAVFAADVRDYDAVTKAVEEAGPIDVLIVNQGVFVPQELERQGLDEVKFMVDVNLIGAFNMIKAALPAMKLNRSVRGPASIALMSSQAGQVGIYGYTAYSASKFGLRGLAEALQQEVIADDIHVSLIFPPDTDTPGLVEENKRRPQLTAIIAASSGAMKADEVAMKALSGIKSGSFIVPCNFDGLLLSIATAGLSPQRSFLMAFVEVVAIGIIRFVALCYQWNWYRSIEKWTRKNRFKFIELFL, from the exons ATGCTTTGGAGTTTGGAGTACTTGTTCGAAGCTCCATCAATGGCTGATCCCAACCTCGCCTATCTATCTTTCCTCCTTCTTGTCCCTCTATCTatcctcttcttcctctacctcatAGTCCGGCCACGCCCCGTCAGGATCCCAATCAAGAACCGCCATGTGTTCATAACCGGTGGATCCAGCGGGATCGGCCTCGCCCTGGCTCACCAGGCCGCTTCGGAGGGCGCGCGCGTCTCCATCCTTGCCCGGTCCCTCGACAAACTTGAGGACGCGAAGCAGGCGATCCGGCTCGCCACCGGCATCGACGTGGCTGTGTTCGCGGCCGACGTGCGGGACTACGACGCCGTCACGAAGGCCGTGGAGGAGGCGGGGCCCATCGACGTGTTGATCGTTAATCAGGGGGTGTTCGTGCCTCAGGAGCTGGAAAGGCAGGGATTGGATGAGGTGAAGTTCATGGTGGACGTGAATCTGATTGGAGCTTTCAATATGATCAAAGCCGCTTTGCCTGCGATGAAGCTTAACCGAAGCGTCCGTGGGCCCGCCTCCATCGCTCTCATGTCGTCCCAGGCCGGCCAG GTGGGTATATACGGTTACACAGCTTATTCAGCCAGCAAGTTTGGGCTTCGGGGTTTGGCAGAGGCTTTGCAACAGGAGGTCATTGCGGATGACATCCATGTCTCTCTTATATTCCCACCGGACACCGACACTCCCGGTCTAGTCGAAG AAAACAAGAGAAGACCACAGCTCACGGCCATCATTGCAGCCTCCTCTGGTGCAATGAAAGCTGATGAAGTTGCCATGAAAGCTTTAAGTGGCATCAAATCTGGTAGCTTTATTGTTCCCTGCAACTTCGATGGTCTGTTACTGTCTATAGCAACTGCCGGTTTATCACCCCAGAGATCATTCCTGATGGCATTTGTCGAAGTTGTTGCCATTGGTATAATACGTTTTGTAGCTCTATGCTACCAGTGGAACTGGTATCGAAGTATAGAAAAGTGGACGCGCAAAAATA GGTTCAAATTCATCGAATTGTTTCTATAG
- the LOC122300523 gene encoding 3-dehydrosphinganine reductase TSC10A-like isoform X3: MLWSLEYLFEAPSMADPNLAYLSFLLLVPLSILFFLYLIVRPRPVRIPIKNRHVFITGGSSGIGLALAHQAASEGARVSILARSLDKLEDAKQAIRLATGIDVAVFAADVRDYDAVTKAVEEAGPIDVLIVNQGVFVPQELERQGLDEVKFMVDVNLIGAFNMIKAALPAMKLNRSVRGPASIALMSSQAGQVGIYGYTAYSASKFGLRGLAEALQQEVIADDIHVSLIFPPDTDTPGLVEENKRRPQLTAIIAASSGAMKADEVAMKALSGIKSGSFIVPCNFDGLLLSIATAGLSPQRSFLMAFVEVVAIGIIRFVALCYQWNWYRSIEKWTRKNRT, from the exons ATGCTTTGGAGTTTGGAGTACTTGTTCGAAGCTCCATCAATGGCTGATCCCAACCTCGCCTATCTATCTTTCCTCCTTCTTGTCCCTCTATCTatcctcttcttcctctacctcatAGTCCGGCCACGCCCCGTCAGGATCCCAATCAAGAACCGCCATGTGTTCATAACCGGTGGATCCAGCGGGATCGGCCTCGCCCTGGCTCACCAGGCCGCTTCGGAGGGCGCGCGCGTCTCCATCCTTGCCCGGTCCCTCGACAAACTTGAGGACGCGAAGCAGGCGATCCGGCTCGCCACCGGCATCGACGTGGCTGTGTTCGCGGCCGACGTGCGGGACTACGACGCCGTCACGAAGGCCGTGGAGGAGGCGGGGCCCATCGACGTGTTGATCGTTAATCAGGGGGTGTTCGTGCCTCAGGAGCTGGAAAGGCAGGGATTGGATGAGGTGAAGTTCATGGTGGACGTGAATCTGATTGGAGCTTTCAATATGATCAAAGCCGCTTTGCCTGCGATGAAGCTTAACCGAAGCGTCCGTGGGCCCGCCTCCATCGCTCTCATGTCGTCCCAGGCCGGCCAG GTGGGTATATACGGTTACACAGCTTATTCAGCCAGCAAGTTTGGGCTTCGGGGTTTGGCAGAGGCTTTGCAACAGGAGGTCATTGCGGATGACATCCATGTCTCTCTTATATTCCCACCGGACACCGACACTCCCGGTCTAGTCGAAG AAAACAAGAGAAGACCACAGCTCACGGCCATCATTGCAGCCTCCTCTGGTGCAATGAAAGCTGATGAAGTTGCCATGAAAGCTTTAAGTGGCATCAAATCTGGTAGCTTTATTGTTCCCTGCAACTTCGATGGTCTGTTACTGTCTATAGCAACTGCCGGTTTATCACCCCAGAGATCATTCCTGATGGCATTTGTCGAAGTTGTTGCCATTGGTATAATACGTTTTGTAGCTCTATGCTACCAGTGGAACTGGTATCGAAGTATAGAAAAGTGGACGCGCAAAAATA GGACCTAA